From Schizosaccharomyces pombe strain 972h- genome assembly, chromosome: II, the proteins below share one genomic window:
- the gle1 gene encoding nucleoporin Gle1 encodes MDTKTTPLIHAKLDEKIISSYNDANGLDIDDLWDIYNEKTRRMIHIISQRYKPKKQSPFPVIADENVRIFPPLHKTIDWAKKRNVEEQNLIEQSITESQRIFSEKQRLEQERFNRELLEKKRIEAERQRLKDEEERRKKELMEKEKKEKERIRLIEEQKHKENEQRRLKQEQIDAKRKEEEAREKRMKETFKDDPEEDSNMAWSIIHKIKTEVVAPISEKKELKNYCFTQKRKITPRLGQITKSNSQIMKITQLLQQTFQEARNTDPLVYKWVLNFFCKSVVKQAEAEVAVNPISAYPLAKVCLLLQTQNADLKDLLFARLQKNCPWVIPFWYDHGTENGKKKMGFKKLSDGHWEQNTTYNERQCGIFAVYAAILSLDDSLAPESWRTFSRLLNLPSPSQLMKSDLELGQTLCSIVSTYLDIAGQSLLRIYGRQAKKLIVCSFSEAYLGANGGGSQYGRLRIVGEDWMKGQGGLKFSFEP; translated from the exons ATGGATACAAAAACAACACCTTTAATCCATGCTAAACtcgatgaaaaaataatatctAGTTATAACGATGCTAACGGTCTTGACATTGATGATTTATGGGATatatataatgaaaaaacaCGGCGAATGATTCACATA ATATCACAAAGGTATAAGCCTAAAAAACAATCTCCATTTCCTGTAATTGCCGATGAAAATGTGCGTATTTTCCCACCGTTGCATAAAACGATAGATTGGGCAAAGAAGAGGAATGTTGAAGagcaaaatttaattgaacAAAGTATAACTGAATctcaaagaattttttcagAGAAACAAAGGTTAGAACAGGAACGATTTAATCGTGAATTGTTGGAAAAAAAGCGTATCGAAGCAGAACGCCAAAGACTGAAAGATGAAGAggagagaagaaaaaaagaattgatggaaaaggaaaaaaaagaaaaagaaagaatcaGGCTGATAGAAGAGCAAAAACACAAGGAGAATGAACAAAGGCGATTAAAGCAGGAGCAAATTGACGCTAAAAggaaagaagaagaagctcGGGAAAAGAGAATGAAGGAAACATTTAAAGACGATCCTGAAGAGGACTCAAATATGGCTTGGTCCATCATTCATAAGATTAAGACTGAAGTAGTAGCCCCGATTTCTGAGAAAAAAGAGCTCAAAAACTATTGCTTTACTCAAAAACGGAAAATTACACCACGTTTAGGTCAAATTACTAAAAGCAATTCTCAAATCATGAAGATTACACAGCTACTGCAACAGACATTCCAAGAGGCCAGAAATACGGATCCCTTGGTCTATAAATGggttttgaattttttctgCAAATCTGTGGTGAAGCAAGCAGAAGCAGAAGTTGCTGTAAACCCAATTAGCGCTTATCCTTTGGCAAAAGTTTGCCTTTTATTACAAACACAAAACGCCGACCTTAAAgatcttctttttgctCGCCTACAGAAGAACTGTCCTTGGGTTATACCGTTTTGGTATGATCACGGTACGGAGAATggtaaaaagaaaatgggATTTAAAAAGCTATCTGATGGCCATTGGGAACAAAATACTACATACAACGAGCGACAGTGCGGAATTTTTGCAGTTTACGCTGCTATACTTTCTTTAGACGATAGCTTAGCTCCCGAGAGCTGGAGAACATTTTCTCGATTGCTGAATCTTCCATCCCCTTCACAATTAATGAAATCGGACTTGGAACTAGGGCAAACTCTTTGCTCTATCGTCTCAACGTATCTTGATATTGCTGGTCAATCTCTATTACGAATATATGGAAGACAAGCAAAAAAACTTATTGTTTGTTCTTTTAGTGAAGCTTATCTAGGAGCGAACGGAGGTGGTAGTCAGTATGGTCGTCTTCGAATTGTTGGAGAAGACTGGATGAAGGGTCAAGGAGGGCTCAAATTCTCCTTTGAGccttaa
- the pep12 gene encoding SNARE Pep12, whose product MSFVDLEQGRHKIEQNGDFPALASSIAQEIHALRGNTAAIHRYLVNNLTKNLHEVLEQSRELSQKVRSDLVRLANIKDTKYGEEASSFALSKLTRDFNTVLAELQRVQQKCAQQESDSVAAAQAALNQDVGQHFIEEEERNVSLSNNSSGQRQPLTESKISNSQLEYQQRLINERQGEIENLTQGINELNEIFRDLSTIINEQGELVTNIEYNVGNTSTNTKNASRQLQIANEHSRKARKRSFCFLVILVVILGVILTALIMG is encoded by the exons ATGTCTTTTGTTGACTTGGAGCAAGGAAGACATAAGATCGAGCAAAATGGTGACTTTCCAGCCTTAGCGAGCAGTATTGCTCAGGAAATTCATGCTCTACGAGGAAACACAGCAGCAATTCATAGATATTTGGTAAACAACCTTACGAAAAACTTACATGAGGTTTTAGAGCAATCCCGTGAACTATCTCAAAAGGTTCGTTCAGACTTGGTAAGGCTTGCCAACATCAAAGATACAAAATATGGAGAAGAAGCGTCGTCCTTCGCCTTATCAAAGCTTACCCGAGATTTTAATACGGTATTGGCTGAGCTTCAAAGAGTACAACAGAAATGCGCTCAACAAGAGTCTGATTCTGTAGCCGCAGCACAAGCTGCACTTAATCAAGACGTCGGACAACATTTTATTGAAGAGGAAGAGCGTAATGTGTCTCTATCAAATAATTCTTCTGGTCAACGACAGCCGTTGACTGAGTCAAAGATTTCAAATTCCCAACTAGAATATCAGCAAAGGCTTATTAATGAACGACAAGGTGAAATCGAAAATTTGACTCAAGGAATAAATGAACTCAATGAAATCTTTC gCGATCTAAGCACCATTATTAATGAACAGGGTGAACTAGTTACCAACATTGAATACAACGTCGGAAACACATCGACAAACACGAAAAATGCTTCAAGGCAGTTGCAGATTGCCAACGAGCATTCAAGAAAGGctagaaaaagaagcttttgctttcttgTAATTCTAGTTGTTATACTGGGGGTAATATTAACAGCTTTAATAATGGGCTAG
- the whi5 gene encoding cell cycle transcriptional repressor Whi5 — protein MAGGHKKNEATRQTDEVIQQKYDESLSKHKNRCELSLTFEYKLSNKLRARLKAAFFKVDHGWEDQTLDQVETLVRKENHVHRRSRSINDLDSSKLRRPHHPNSIMGSNTGKLRASSFTRLVSPREGFAQLPYKKPVSPYSSSSAVSSTSSSFDRTSPPWLNYVEPHTELPRLPFELSHASTASAKSPLFGMNYHISRPEETDESLRLGTANLSRIRKSTSLPFPTAYPLSADDCKAAEVMLTLVNSMPSKKP, from the exons ATGGCAGGCGGCcacaagaaaaatgaagctACAAGGCAGACTGATGAAGTtattcaacaaaaatacGATGAATCATTAAGCAAG CATAAAAATCGTTGCGAATTGTCATTAACTTTTGAATACAAGTTATCAAACAAACTTAGGGCTCGTTTGAAGGCAGCGTTTTTTAAGGTCGATCATGGATGGGAAGATCAGACATTAGATCAAGTGGAAACGCTTGTTCGTAAGGAAAATCACGTTCATCGTAGATCACGCTCGATCAATGACTTGGACTCTTCTAAGCTAAGAAGGCCGCATCACCCCAACTCAATTATGGGATCGAATACAGGCAAGCTGCGTGCAAGTTCATTTACGCGATTGGTGAGCCCAAGAGAGGGCTTCGCTCAGCTTCCTTATAAGAAGCCTGTATCTCCTTACTCATCTTCTAGTGCTGTTTCTTCTACGTCCTCGTCTTTTGATAGAACTAGTCCTCCTTGGTTGAACTACGTTGAGCCTCATACTGAGCTACCCAGACTGCCATTTGAACTTAGCCATGCCTCCACTGCTTCAGCTAAATCTCCACTGTTCGGAATGAATTACCATATTTCACGCCCTGAAGAAACCGATGAGTCTCTTCGCCTTGGCACTGCAAACCTCAGTAGAATTCGCAAGTCCACGAGTCTTCCTTTTCCAACGGCTTATCCCCTATCGGCAGATGATTGCAAGGCAGCTGAAGTTATGCTTACGTTGGTGAATTCTATGCCTTCGAAAAAACCATAA
- the clr3 gene encoding class 2 histone deacetylase Clr3: MLASNSDGASTSVKPSDDAVNTVTPWSILLTNNKPMSGSENTLNNESHEMSQILKKSGLCYDPRMRFHATLSEVDDHPEDPRRVLRVFEAIKKAGYVSNVPSPSDVFLRIPAREATLEELLQVHSQEMYDRVTNTEKMSHEDLANLEKISDSLYYNNESAFCARLACGSAIETCTAVVTGQVKNAFAVVRPPGHHAEPHKPGGFCLFNNVSVTARSMLQRFPDKIKRVLIVDWDIHHGNGTQMAFYDDPNVLYVSLHRYENGRFYPGTNYGCAENCGEGPGLGRTVNIPWSCAGMGDGDYIYAFQRVVMPVAYEFDPDLVIVSCGFDAAAGDHIGQFLLTPAAYAHMTQMLMGLADGKVFISLEGGYNLDSISTSALAVAQSLLGIPPGRLHTTYACPQAVATINHVTKIQSQYWRCMRPKHFDANPKDAHVDRLHDVIRTYQAKKLFEDWKITNMPILRDSVSNVFNNQVLCSSNFFQKDNLLVIVHESPRVLGNGTSETNVLNLNDSLLVDPVSLYVEWAMQQDWGLIDINIPEVVTDGENAPVDILSEVKELCLYVWDNYVELSISKNIFFIGGGKAVHGLVNLASSRNVSDRVKCMVNFLGTEPLVGLKTASEEDLPTWYYRHSLVFVSSSNECWKKAKRAKRRYGRLMQSEHTETSDMMEQHYRAVTQYLLHLLQKARPTSQ, from the coding sequence ATGCTGGCCTCTAATTCTGATGGTGCATCTACTTCTGTAAAACCATCCGATGATGCTGTAAACACGGTAACTCCATGGTCTATTCTTTTGACAAACAATAAACCAATGTCTGGAAGTGAAAATACATTAAATAACGAATCCCATGAAATGTCGCaaatcttgaaaaaatctGGATTATGCTATGATCCTCGAATGAGATTCCATGCCACTCTAAGTGAAGTGGATGACCATCCTGAAGATCCAAGACGCGTCCTTCGTGTTTTTGAAGCTATAAAGAAGGCCGGTTATGTATCTAATGTGCCGAGTCCGTCAGATGTATTTTTACGGATTCCGGCTAGAGAAGCTACTTTAGAAGAGTTATTACAAGTTCATTCACAGGAAATGTATGATAGGGTTACTAATACCGAAAAAATGTCTCATGAGGATTTGGCCAATCTCGAAAAAATCAGTGATTCTCTATACTATAATAACGAAAGTGCGTTTTGTGCTCGATTGGCTTGTGGTAGCGCAATTGAAACATGTACGGCTGTCGTAACTGGTCAAGTAAAAAATGCCTTCGCAGTTGTTCGCCCTCCTGGCCATCATGCAGAACCCCATAAACCTGGTGgcttttgtttattcaaCAATGTTTCTGTAACCGCAAGGAGTATGCTACAACGCTTTCCggataaaataaaaagagtATTGATTGTCGACTGGGATATACACCATGGAAATGGTACGCAAATGGCTTTTTATGACGATCCAAATGTTCTATACGTTTCTTTGCATCGATATGAAAATGGTCGTTTCTATCCTGGCACCAATTATGGGTGTGCAGAAAATTGTGGAGAGGGCCCGGGATTGGGTAGAACTGTAAATATTCCTTGGAGTTGTGCTGGCATGGGAGATGGTGATTATATATACGCTTTTCAGCGCGTCGTAATGCCTGTTGCTTATGAATTTGATCCAGATTTAGTTATTGTAAGTTGCGGCTTTGATGCTGCTGCAGGAGATCACATTGGTCAATTCTTGTTAACTCCAGCTGCCTATGCTCATATGACACAAATGTTAATGGGATTAGCAGATGGGAAAGTTTTTATCTCCCTTGAGGGAGGTTATAATTTGGATTCTATAAGCACATCAGCCTTAGCTGTAGCCCAAAGTTTGTTGGGAATTCCTCCTGGACGATTGCATACAACATATGCATGTCCACAGGCCGTTGCTACCATCAACCATGTAACCAAAATACAATCCCAATACTGGAGATGTATGAGGCCGAAACACTTCGACGCAAATCCTAAGGATGCCCATGTAGATCGATTACATGATGTTATTCGAACTTATCAAGCTAAAAAACTTTTCGAAGACTGGAAAATTACCAATATGCCAATACTAAGGGATTCCGTTTCCAATGTATTCAACAATCAAGTACTGTGCTCTagcaatttctttcaaaaagataacCTTCTCGTTATTGTCCATGAATCTCCTAGAGTCCTGGGTAATGGAACTAGTGAAACGAAcgttttgaatttaaatgATTCGCTTTTAGTAGATCCCGTGAGCCTTTATGTTGAATGGGCTATGCAACAGGACTGGGGGCTTATCGACATAAATATACCTGAAGTGGTTACGGACGGTGAAAATGCACCGGTTGACATTCTTTCTGAAGTGAAAGAACTTTGTCTTTATGTATGGGATAATTATGTTGAGTTGTcgatttcaaaaaatatttttttcatcggTGGAGGCAAAGCGGTACATGGATTGGTTAATTTGGCATCTTCCAGGAATGTGTCAGACAGAGTTAAGTGTATGGTGAATTTCCTTGGCACTGAACCTTTGGTGGGTCTTAAAACGGCATCAGAGGAAGATCTTCCAACGTGGTATTATCGTCATTCACTCGTGTTTGTGAGTTCTAGTAATGAGTGCTGGAAAAAGGCAAAGCGTGCTAAAAGAAGATATGGACGACTTATGCAAAGTGAACATACTGAAACTTCGGACATGATGGAGCAACACTATCGAGCGGTTACTCAATACTTGCTGCATTTGCTTCAAAAGGCCCGACCAACTTCTCAGTAA
- the rpl4301 gene encoding 60S ribosomal protein eL43 gives MTKRTKKVGVTGKYGVRYGASLRRDVRKIEVQQHSRYQCPFCGRNTVKRTAAGIWCCNGKGCKKVLAGGAWTVTTAAATSARSTIRRLREMVEV, from the exons ATGACGAAGAGAACCAAAAAGGTCGGCGTTACCGGTAAATATGGCGTTCGTTATGGTGCATCTTTGCGTCGTGATGTTCGTAAGATCGAGGTTCAACAGCACTCCCGTTACCAATGCCCCTTCTGCGGACGTAACACTGTAAAGCGTACTGCTGCTG GCATCTGGTGCTGCAACGGTAAGGGCTGCAAAAAGGTTTTGGCTGGAGGTGCATGGACTGTCACCACTGCTGCTGCTACTAGTGCTCGCTCCACCATTCGTCGTCTCCGTGAGATGGTTGAGGTCTAA
- the atb2 gene encoding tubulin alpha 2 yields MREIISIHVGQAGTQIGNACWELYCLEHGIQPNGYMNPETASQNSDGGFSTFFSETGQGKYVPRSIYVDLEPNVIDQVRTGPYRDLFHPEQLITGKEDASNNYARGHYTVGKELVDEVTDKIRRIADNCSGLQGFLVFHSFGGGTGSGFGALLLERLAMEYTKKSKLQFSVYPAPQVSTSVVEPYNSVLTTHATLDLADCTFMVDNESCYDICRRNLDIERPSYENLNRLIAQVVSSITASLRFEGSLNVDLAEFQTNLVPYPRIHFPLVTYAPIVSAAKAFHESNSVQEITNQCFEPYNQMVKCDPRAGRYMATCLLYRGDVIPRDVQAAVTTIKAKRTIQFVDWCPTGFKIGICDRPPQHIEGSEIAKVDRAVCMLSNTTSIAEAWSRLDHKFDLMYSKRAFVHWYVGEGMEEGEFSEAREDLAALERDYEEVGQDSMEVDYMEEEY; encoded by the coding sequence ATGAGAGAGATCATTTCCATTCACGTTGGCCAAGCAGGAACTCAAATCGGAAATGCTTGTTGGGAACTGTATTGTTTAGAACATGGTATTCAACCAAATGGTTACATGAATCCTGAGACTGCATCCCAAAATAGTGATGGCGGgttttctacttttttcTCAGAAACTGGTCAAGGAAAATACGTTCCTAGAAGTATTTATGTAGATCTTGAACCGAATGTGATCGACCAAGTTCGTACTGGCCCATACCGTGATCTTTTCCATCCAGAGCAATTAATTACGGGCAAGGAAGATGCATCAAACAATTATGCTCGTGGTCACTACACTGTTGGAAAAGAGCTGGTTGATGAAGTAACTGACAAGATTCGTCGTATTGCCGATAATTGCTCCGGCCTTCAGGGCTTTCTCGTCTTCCATTCGTTTGGAGGTGGTACCGGTTCAGGCTTTGGTGCCCTTTTACTTGAACGCTTGGCCATGGAATACAcgaaaaaatcaaagctTCAATTTTCTGTGTATCCGGCTCCTCAAGTTAGTACTTCTGTAGTTGAACCTTATAACTCCGTTTTGACTACCCATGCTACGTTGGACCTTGCTGACTGTACATTTATGGTTGACAACGAATCGTGCTATGATATTTGCCGTAGAAACTTAGATATTGAGCGTCCTTCCTATGAGAATCTCAATAGATTGATCGCTCAGGTTGTTTCTTCCATCACCGCCTCTCTTCGCTTCGAGGGCAGCTTGAATGTTGATTTGGCAGAATTCCAAACGAATTTGGTACCTTATCCTCGTATTCATTTCCCTCTCGTCACTTATGCACCAATTGTTAGTGCCGCCAAGGCCTTCCATGAATCTAACAGCGTTCAAGAAATCACCAATCAATGTTTTGAACCCTACAACCAAATGGTTAAATGTGATCCTCGTGCCGGTCGCTACATGGCAACGTGTTTGCTGTATCGTGGTGATGTTATCCCTCGCGATGTTCAAGCTGCTGTAACGACCATTAAGGCCAAGCGTACAATTCAGTTCGTTGACTGGTGTCCTACTGGATTCAAAATCGGTATTTGTGATCGTCCACCCCAACACATTGAAGGTAGTGAAATTGCTAAGGTTGACCGTGCCGTCTGTATGCTCTCCAATACTACCTCTATTGCGGAGGCTTGGTCAAGGCTCGATCACAAATTTGATCTCATGTATAGCAAGCGTGCTTTTGTTCATTGGTATGTTGGTGAAGGTATGGAAGAAGGCGAGTTTTCTGAAGCTCGTGAGGATCTTGCTGCTCTTGAACGCGATTATGAGGAAGTTGGTCAAGATTCGATGGAAGTCGATTACATGGAAGAAGAGTACTAA
- the brx1 gene encoding ribosome biogenesis protein brx1 has translation MSTVYKLKTSERAPKNEDEDEEYVPVQNGQGNKHSAGFVPIKQKVLVLSSRGVTYRQRHLLNDLVSMMPHSKKDSKLDSKDRLYQLNELAELYNCNNIFFFESRRREDLYLHIARAPNGPTVKFHVENLHTMDELNMTGNALKGSRPILSFDKTFDTAPHLKVVKELLQQTFGIPKGARRSKPFIDRVCTLTIADGKIWFRNYEIRENEDKSKDPVTLIEIGPRFVMTIINILEGSFGGPVIYKNDTFVSSTMVRAAIRNQAAQRYVNRQESKLERQVRAQQNVIPEDPLDNVFA, from the coding sequence atgagtaCAGTGTATAAGTTGAAAACAAGTGAAAGGGCTCCAAAGAATGAGGATGAGGACGAGGAATACGTTCCTGTTCAAAACGGTCAAGGAAATAAGCATTCTGCCGGATTTGTTCctattaaacaaaaagtcCTAGTTCTTTCCTCTAGGGGTGTCACATATCGTCAGCGACATTTGCTTAATGATTTGGTCAGCATGATGCCTCATTCAAAAAAGGACAGCAAACTAGATTCGAAAGATCGTCTTTATCAATTAAATGAGCTTGCCGAACTCTACAACtgtaataatattttcttttttgagtCTAGGAGAAGAGAAGACTTGTATCTTCACATTGCTCGAGCTCCAAACGGTCCAACTGTAAAATTTCATGTTGAAAATCTTCACACCATGGATGAGTTAAATATGACTGGAAATGCTCTTAAAGGTTCCAGACCTATTCTTTCGTTTGACAAAACTTTTGATACGGCTCCTCATCTTAAAGTTGTTAAAGAGCTGTTGCAACAAACTTTCGGTATCCCCAAGGGCGCTCGTCGTAGCAAGCCCTTTATAGACCGGGTATGCACATTGACTATTGCGGATGgaaaaatttggtttaGAAATTACGAAATACGCGAAAATGAGGATAAGTCGAAAGACCCTGTCACTCTGATTGAAATTGGTCCTCGCTTTGTAATGACTATCATTAATATCCTCGAAGGCTCCTTTGGTGGCCCTGTCATCTATAAAAACGATACTTTTGTCAGTAGTACGATGGTTCGTGCTGCTATTCGTAATCAAGCTGCTCAACGTTATGTTAATCGTCAAGAAAGCAAACTTGAACGTCAAGTTAGGGCTCAGCAGAACGTAATCCCAGAGGATCCTTTGGATAATGTTTTTGCTTAG
- the bms1 gene encoding GTP-binding protein Bms1, translated as MDEKKGHYAKHSGPKAEKKKLKKVSDGSASNNPKAFAVASAGRMARQAMRTADISQKKLHVPMVDRTPDEAPPPVIVAVMGPPGTGKSTLIKSLVRRYSKYTISQITGPITVVAGKKRRITFLECPNDLSSMIDVAKIADLVLLLIDANFGFEMETMEFLNILAPHGMPRIMGVLTHLDLFKKTSTLREAKKRLKHRFWTELYQGAKLFYLSGVLNGRYPDREILNLSRFISVMKFRPLRWRNQHPYLLADRMEDLTLPVDIEQNPKVGRKITLYGYLHGTNLPKHDASVHIPGVGDFVTSDVSSLEDPCPPPDADKVRRRRLSEKQKLIYGPMADIGGILFDKDRVYIEVPTSNFSKDENSEAGFGERMVMQLQEAQQPLGVDGNSGLQLFSNSDAIDTVDRESSEIDNVGRKTRRQPTGLINQELIKEDEGAFDDSDVNSADENEDVDFTGKIGAINNEDESDNEEVAFADSDSDLGGQFDDEDSNLRWKEGLASKAALAYSQSGKRRRNIQKIFYDESLSPKDAYAEYKGESAKSSESDLVVSDDEEDFFKVSKVANESISSNHEKLMESESDRLSKKWENPQLLAQLKSRFITGSLLDSIEGQEEVSQDDEEGDFEDLEDEENSSDNEMEESSGSSVTAENEESADEVDFQTEREENARKKEELRLRFEEEDRGDPEKKDVDWYTEEKEKIARQLVINREAFEDMDPESRAEIEGYRAGTYVRIVINDVPFEFVEHFDSRYPVVVGGLLPNEQRYGLVQVRIKRHRWHKKILKTNDPLIFSMGWRRFQSIPVYSISDSRTRNRMLKYTPEHMHCFGTFYGPFVAPNSGFCAVQSVANSFAKAGSFRIAATGSVLNIDQSTDIVKKLKLTGVPYKIFKNTAFIKKMFSSPLEVAKFEGANIRTVSGIRGQVKKAVDQEHGHFRATFEDKILMSDIVFLRAWYPVQVRKFCTMVTNLLETDKTEWNGMRLTGEVRHELGLKTPLRPNSQYQEIVRPSRHFNPLKVPASLQAQLPFNSRQKALRPRSKPTYMQKRTVLLNAEERKVRDLLQKVMTLHTDKEAKRKAKKAAEHERYHKRMQKEEQAYIEKKREEKAEWFAQHGKRLRQDGNSSGSGKRSKN; from the exons ATGGACGAGAAGAAGGGCCATTATGCAAAACATTCTGGGCCaaaagctgaaaaaaagaagctcAAAAAGGTGTCCGATGGTAGTGCTTCAAACAATCCTAAG GCATTTGCGGTAGCATCTGCAGGGCGCATGGCTAGGCAAGCTATGCGTACGGCGGATATTTCACAAAAGAAGCTTCACGTGCCAATGGTGGATCGCACACCGGATGAAGCTCCGCCACCAGTGATTGTTGCCGTTATGGGGCCTCCTGGCACTGGAAAATCTACTTTGATAAAATCTTTAGTACGTAGATATTCTAAATACACTATTTCTCAGATTACTGGGCCGATTACGGTGGTTGCAGgaaagaagagaagaatCACGTTTTTGGAGTGTCCTAACGATCTCAGCTCTATGATTGACGTAGCCAAGATTGCAGACCTTGTTCTCCTTTTAATTGACGCGAATTTTGGATTCGAAATGGAAACTATGGAGTTTTTGAACATATTAGCACCGCATGGTATGCCTCGCATCATGGGTGTATTAACACATCTCGATTTATTTAAGAAGACTTCTACATTGCGAGAGGCTAAAAAACGTTTGAAACACAGATTTTGGACTGAACTCTATCAAGGTGCTAAATTGTTCTACTTGTCCGGCGTTTTGAACGGACGATATCCTGATAGGGAAATCCTCAATTTATCTCGATTCATAAGTGTCATGAAATTTAGGCCTTTGCGATGGCGCAACCAACATCCCTATTTACTAGCTGATCGTATGGAAGACCTTACTTTGCCTGTTGACATTGAACAAAATCCGAAAGTTGGGCGGAAAATCACGTTATATGGTTATTTGCATGGCACAAATCTTCCTAAGCACGATGCCTCTGTACATATCCCTGGTGTTGGTGATTTTGTAACGTCTGATGTTTCTTCCCTAGAAGATCCTTGCCCGCCTCCCGATGCCGACAAAGTCCGTCGCCGGCGACTAtcagaaaaacaaaaattaatctATGGCCCTATGGCCGATATTGGTGGTATTTTGTTTGACAAAGATAGGGTTTACATTGAGGTACcaacttcaaatttttctaaagatgaaaattcTGAAGCTGGCTTTGGAGAGCGTATGGTTATGCAACTTCAAGAAGCCCAACAGCCTCTGGGAGTCGATGGTAATAGTGGATTACAACTTTTTAGCAATTCAGATGCTATTGATACGGTCGATAGAGAATCAAGTGAAATTGATAATGTTGGCCGTAAAACCCGTCGCCAACCAACTGGACTTATTAATCAAGAACTAATTAAGGAAGATGAAGGGGCATTTGATGATTCTGATGTTAATTCTGCTGATGAAAACGAAGACGTCGACTTTACAGGAAAAATTGGTGCTATAAATAACGAGGATGAAAGTGACAACGAAGAAGTTGCATTTGCTGATAGTGATTCCGATTTAGGAGGTCAatttgatgatgaagattCTAATTTAAGATGGAAAGAAGGACTTGCTTCTAAAGCTGCTTTGGCATACTCTCAATCTGGTAAAAGGAGAagaaatattcaaaaaattttttacgaTGAATCCCTTTCCCCTAAAGACGCGTATGCTGAATATAAAGGTGAATCTGCAAAATCTAGCGAAAGCGATTTGGTTGTTTCAGACGACGAGGAagacttttttaaagtgtCAAAGGTAGCAAATGAATCTATATCTTCGAATCATGAGAAGCTTATGGAATCGGAATCTGACCGTCTCTCGAAAAAATGGGAGAATCCACAGCTGTTAGCACAACTGAAGTCGAGGTTTATAACCGGTAGTCTCCTTGATTCTATAGAGGGACAGGAAGAGGTTTCTCaagatgatgaagaaggtGATTTTGAGGATcttgaagatgaagaaaattctAGCGATAATGAAATGGAGGAATCATCAGGCTCTTCTGTAACTGCTGAAAATGAGGAATCTGCTGATGAAGTCGATTTTCAAACAGAACGTGAAGAAAATGCTCGTAAAAAGGAGGAGCTACGTCTTCGTTTTGAAGAGGAAGATCGTGGAGATCCAGAAAAGAAAGACGTTGACTGGTATACggaagaaaaggaaaaaattgcaCGTCAGCTTGTTATAAATCGAGAAGCTTTTGAGGATATGGATCCTGAAAGTCGAGCTGAAATCGAAGGCTATAGAGCAGGCACTTATGTACGTATCGTAATAAACGACGTTCCGTTTGAATTTGTTGAGCACTTTGATTCTCGCTATCCCGTAGTTGTTGGTGGATTACTACCTAATGAGCAACGGTATGGATTAGTTCAAGTTCGTATTAAGCGTCACCGTTGgcacaaaaaaatacttaaaaCGAATGATCCTCTGATTTTTAGTATGGGTTGGAGAAGATTTCAGTCGATACCTGTATATTCAATTAGTGACTCGCGTACTCGAAATAGGATGTTGAAATATACTCCAGAACACATGCATTGTTTCGGTACCTTTTATGGACCCTTCGTCGCTCCCAACAGCGGTTTTTGTGCGGTCCAATCTGTAGCCAATTCGTTCGCAAAGGCGGGTAGCTTCCGAATTGCAGCTACGGGCTCAGTATTGAATATCGATCAATCGACCgatattgttaaaaaattaaaattgacTGGTGTTCCctacaaaatatttaaaaacacaGCATTTATTAAGAAAATGTTTAGTAGTCCTTTAGAAGttgcaaaatttgaagGTGCCAATATCAGGACTGTTTCAGGGATTCGAGGTCAGGTTAAAAAGGCAGTTGATCAGGAACATGGACATTTCCGTGCTACATTTGAagacaaaattttaatgagTGACATTGTATTTTTGCGGGCATGGTATCCGGTACAAGTGCGAAAATTCTGTACAATGGTCACCAATTTACTTGAGACGGATAAAACGGAATGGAACGGTATGCGGTTAACAGGAGAAGTTCGGCATGAATTGGGATTGAAAACTCCTTTACGACCCAATTCTCAGTACCAGGAGATTGTTCGACCCTCTCGACATTTTAATCCTCTCAAAGTGCCTGCCTCGCTTCAAGCTCAGCTTCCATTTAATTCTCGTCAAAAAGCCTTACGTCCTAGAAGCAAACCGACGTACATGCAAAAACGTACAGTTTTGTTGAATGCAGAAGAACGGAAGGTAAGGGAtttgcttcaaaaagtAATGACTTTGCACACGGACAAGGAAGCGAAACGTAAAGCAAAGAAAGCAGCAGAACATGAGCGGTATCATAAAAGGATGCAAAAAGAGGAGCAAGCATATATTGAGAAGAAGCGGGAAGAAAAAGCTGAATGGTTTGCTCAACATGGGAAGAGATTGAGACAGGATGGTAATTCTTCTGGTTCAGGGAAaagatcaaaaaattag